CAGCACGCCGTGGCGCACGCCCTGCGGATGGGGCCCCAGCCACTCGATGACCTGCGCGACTCGCTGCGCGCCCGGCACGACCTGCTCGTGACGGGCCTGAGGGCGGCTGGCCTCGAGGTGCGTCCCTCCCAGGGCACCTACTTCGTCGTCGCGGATGCCGCGCCGCTCGGTGTCACCGACGCACTGCAGTGGTGTCTGGACCTGCCGGCCGCTGCCGGCGTCGCCGCAGTGCCGGTCTCCGTCTTCTGCGACGACCCGAGCGAGACGGCCACGCTGGTGCGCTTCGCCTTCTGCAAACGCGACGAGGTGCTCCAGGAGGGGTGCCGGCGGCTGGCTGCCTTCACCGGCTGATCCACACGTCGGGCGGCCTCTGCGCCCCCGTCCACAGGTCGACCCCGGACCGCGCTCGCTCCTGACGAAGGGCGGACGCTGGGTCCCATGAGCACCACCCCCTTCCTCGCCCTCCTCGTCGCCGGGGCCCTCGTCGGCGGCCCACCACCCGCGACGTCCGGGAGCCGCTGGTCCTGGCCCGTGGGTGACGGGGACCGACCGGCGCTCGCGGCGCCCTTCGACGCGCCGGAGGAGCAGTGGGGTCCCGGCCATCGGGGCATCGACCTCGCGGCATCGGTCGGCGAGCGGGTCACGGCCGTCGACACGGGTGTGGTGACGCATCGCGGTCGCATCGCCGGCCGCGGGACCGTCACCGTGACGCACGCGAGTGGCGTGCGCAGCACCTACGAGCCGGTCGACTCGACGCTCCGGGTGGGCGACCGCGTCGAGCGCGGTCGGGGCATCGGCCGGGTCGGCGACGAGGCCGGCCACTGCGCACCGGCCACCTGCCTGCACCTCGGCGCCAAGCGGGGGGCGACCTATCTGGATCCACTGACCTTCTTCGGTGTCCGACGGGTCATCCTGCTGCCGGTGCCCTCGGTCTGACCTCCTCCACGCCGGTGGGGTATCGCCGGTGGAGGTATCGCCGGTGGAGGTGCACCCGCCGGCGAATCGTCCGCGCGTCGACCTCCACCCGCGGTCAGGCGCGGGGGTGGGCCTGCTCGTAGCTGCGGCGCAGGCGGTCGAGCGAGACGTGGGTGTAGATCTGGGTCGTCGCCAGGGACGAGTGGCCGAGCAGCTCCTGGACCATGCGCAGGTCGGCACCGCCCTCGAGCAGGTGGGTCGCTGCCGAGTGGCGCAGGCCGTGCGGTCCGACGTCCGGGGCGTCGGGGACGTGCGCCAGGAGTGCGTGGACGACCTCTCTCACCTGCCGCGGGTCCACCCTGCGGCCGCGACGGCCCAGGAAGAGGGCCGGCCCCGACGAGTCGGTGACCACCCTCGGGCGTCCCCGCTCGAGCCACTCCCCCAGCGCCTCGTCCGCCGGGACGCCGTAGGGGACGACGCGCTCCTTGCGCCCCTTGCCGAGGACCCGCACCACCCGACGGGACCGGTCCGCGTCGTCGACGTCGAGGCCGGTCAGCTCGCTGACGCGGATGCCCGTCGCGTAGAGCAGCTCGAGCACCGCGCGATTGCGCAGGTGGATCGGATCGTCGTCGTCCGCCGCGACCGCGGCGATGTCGAGCACGCTCGTCGCGCTCTCTCGGCTGAGGACCTCGGGCAGGGTGCGCTGGCGCTTGGGTGAGGCCAGCCGCAGCGCCGGGTCCGTCTCGACCCGTCCGGTGCGGCGTGCCCAGGCGAAGAAGGTCCGGACCGCCGCCGAGCGCCTCGAGAGGGTGGCGCGAGCGGCGCCGCCCGCAGCGAGCGTGCCGAGCCAGTCCCGCAGCTGGTGCAGGGTGATCTCACCGAGTGCGCGGCTGCCGTCGCTCGCGCACCAGGAGAGGCAAGCGCGGACATCGCCCGCATAGGCCCGGATGGTGTGCTCGGACCGGTCACGCTCCCGCTCCAGGTGGGTGACGAAGTCGTCGACGCAGCCAGCCACCCACGTGGGGGTCGCTGCTCGGGGGTGCGTCTGCGTGCTCACCCGACCACCGTCCCACGAGCCCGGGCGTACCTCGTGGACCGACCCGGTCGGAGCGACCCCGCTGGGCGCACCTCGTGGACCGACCCGTCACGAGGGTCCGGGCCCGCGGCGCCAGCCACCCTCCTCGTCCTGACGGGCCCAACCCTGCAAGGACATCACCGAGAGCTCGGCGAGCACCTCCTCCACGGGCAGGACGAGCTCGTGGGCCACGACTCCCGGGGAGCGTCCCGCACGAGCCCTGAGCAGGTCGTGGATACGTCGCTGGGCGGTGGTCATGGCGTCGAGCTCGCGCGCCGGGCCCAGCTGCTCGACCGGCTGCTCGAGGGCGTCACCGACCCGGGCGGCCAGGGCGAGGACGTCTGCGGTGTCGGTCACGAGGTGGGCGCGGGTCTTTTGGATCCACTCGTGGCAGCCGGCCGAGGACATCTGCGTCACGGGGCCGGGGACGGCCCCGACGGGCCGCCCGAGGGACTCGGCCCAACCGGCGGTGTTGAGCGAGCCCGAGCGCAGCCCCGCCTCCACGACGACGGTGGCCGCCCCGAGCGCCGCGATGATCCGGTTGCGAGCCAGGAACCGGTGGCGCATGGCCACCGTCCCGGTCGCGAGCTCGGTGATGACCACCCCGCGCTCGGCCACCGCGTCGATCAGGCGACGGTTGCCCTCGGGGTAGGCGCGATCAGGACCGCAGGGCAGCACCGCGATGGCAGGGCCGTCGACGGTCAACGCGCCCTGGTGGGCCGCGGCGTCGATGCCGTAGGCCGCACCCGACACGACGGTCCACGAGCGATGGGCCAGGCCCGCCCCCAGCTCGCGTGCGATGGCCTCGCCGTACCCCGTGCTCGCCCGGGACCCGACGACGGCGACGGCCCGGGCGGCAAGATCGGCGAGGCAGCCCTGCCCGCGCACGTGGAGCAGGTGGGGCTCGATGTCGGGGTGGGACAGGCACGTCGGCCAGTCGGCGTCACCGGGGATGACCACCCGCGCACCCAGACGGGTCACTCGGTCGAGCTCGGCATCGACATCGACGCCGGCCACATGGGCGCGGGCGCTGGCGCACCGGGGCAGGTCGCCGTCGACCAGGCGGTGCCAGGCCTCGACGTGACCGATGCTCATCACCTCGTCCAGCAGCTCTGCCCGAGCATCGCTGGTCCGCTCGCGGCGATGCTCCAGCACGCGCGACCACGCGACCCGGGCGCGGCGCTCGTCGGTCTCGACCTGCGCGTGCGCCCGCGCCACCTGCGCCGCGTCGGGCTGCGATCCACCCCGCCCGCTCATGCCGCCACCGCGCCCTGGGTCCGGTACATGAGGGCCAGACCCACGTCGGTCGGGCTCGGTGTCGGGCGGCCGTTGAGGTCGGCGCTCGTCCACGCCAACCGCAACACCCGGTCGTATCCCCGCAGGGTCACCTGCCCGAGGTCGAGAGCGCGGTCCAGCGTCGCGGTCGTGGCGGACGGGAGGCGCCAGGGGGCACGGCGCAGGACCGGCCCCGGGACCTGGCTGTTGAGCTGCCAGCCGTGCGCGGCCCACCGGCGGCTCTGAGCGGCCCGCGCCACGAGGACCCGCTGCGCCACCGCTGCACTCGAGTCCGACGGGGCCTCGTGCAGCTCGGCCAGGCTGACCTTGGGCACCTGCACCTGGATGTCGACGCGGTCGAGCAGCGGCCCGCTCAGCCGGGCCGCGTACGCGCGCCGCTCCGTCGGCCGGCACCGGCAGAGCAGGCCCTTGCCATGCCCCTCACCGCACGGGCAGGGGTTGGCAGCCAGCACGAGCTGCACCCGCGCCGGGTACACGACCTGCTCACGGGCGCGGGCGATGACGACCTGCCCCGACTCCAGCGGCTGGCGCAGCGCCTGCAGGACCGCCCCGCCGAACTCCGCCGCCTCGTCGAGGAAGAGGACCCCGTGATGCGCCTGTGACACCGCCCCCGGGAGCACCACGCCGGTCCCGCCGCCCACGAGGGCTGCGACGCTCGCGGAGTGGTGCGGGGCGACGAAGGGAGGTTGTCGGTCGATGCCGGAGGTCGGCACGGCACCGATGAGCGAGCGCACCGCGAGGGTCTGCAGGGCCTGCTCCCGGGTCAGCGGCGGCAGGATCGTCACCAGCCTCTCGGCGAGCATCGTCTTGCCCGACCCCGGAGGGCCGTTGAGCAGGACGTGGTGCCCCCCGGCCGCCGCGAGCATGAGCGCCGCACGCGCCTCGTGCTGGCCGGACACGTCAGCGAGGTCGACCCGCCGTGCCCCGCTCTCGCGACCCGCCGCAGCCGCTGGGGCGGCGACGGCCGCCGGGGGGAAGCTCCCGCCGCGCGCAGTCTGGCCGTAACCCCGCACCACCTCCTCGAGGGTGCGGGCGGTGCAGACCCGCAGCCCCTCGACCAGCTGGGCCTCCGCCACATCGTCGGGAGCGACGAGGACCTGCTCGCACCCGGCGCGCTGGGCCGCGAGCACGGCCGGCAGCACGCCGGCGACATGGCGCAACCGGCCGTCGAGGCCCAGCTCGGCCAGGTGGACGACGGGGCGCACCGCGTCGGCCGGCAGCTCACCGCAGGCGGCGAGCGCCGCCACCGCGATGCCGAGGTCGAAGCCGGTGCCGTGCTTGGGGATCGCCGCCGGTGACAGGTTGAAGGTCAGCTGCCGCGAGTTGAGGGAGAACCCGGCCGAGATGGTGGCAGCCCGCACCCGCTGAGGAGCCTGCCGCAGGGCCGTGTCCGGCAGGCCGCTGATCTCGAAGGCGGGCAGGCCCTGCCCCACGTGGCACTCGATGTCGACGAGATGACCGGCGATGCCGCGCAGGGCCACCCCTCGCGTCACGCCCACGCCCATCGTCACGCCCCCACGACGTGGTGGACGGCGTAGTTGCCCTCGTGGTCGCGGTGCAGGGCGACGATGTCGATCCGCACCCCGCGCGAGGACACCTGGTGCTCGGCGAGCCACCGCCCGGCGAGCCGTCGCAGGCGGGCCAGCTTGGCCCTGGTGATGGCCTCGATCGGCTCACCGAAGGCGCGGCTGCGCCGGGTCTTGACCTCGCAGACGACGACGGTGTCCCCGTCGCGCAGGACCAGGTCGATCTCTCCCGTGCTGCACCGCCAGTTGCGGTCCAGCACCACCATGCCGGCTCGCGTCAGATGGCGCTCGGCAAAGGCCTCACCATCGGCTCCCACGCTGGCCCGTGTGGGCTCGGCATCCGTCCTCGTGCGGGTCATCGGTGACCACCTCCGAGACCCAGTCAAGGGCCGCGCGGTGCTCGTCGGGTGCCACCTCGCGACGCTGTGGACGACGGGCGGTGCACCGGCGGGGGATGTGGACGGGCTAGAAGCCGCCCTCTGGCATCTCGAGCTCGGACTTGGCCAGCTCCTCGACGTTGACGTCCTTGAAGGTGACCACCCGCACCTGCTTGGCAAAGCGTGCCGGACGGTAGATGTCCCACACCCAGGCGTCCTGCATCGTCACCTCGAAGTAGACCTCGGCGCCCTCGCCGCGCACCGTGACGTCCACGCTGTTGGCCAGGTAGAAGCGTCGCTCGGTCTCGACGACGTGGCTGAAGAGGTGCACGACGTCCCGGTACTCGCGGTAGAGCGCCAGCTCCATCTCGGTCTCGTACTTCTCAAGGTCCTCCGAGCTCACCTGGACCTCCCTTCGCTCACCGTGCCGGCGAGGAGGTCATGGCCCTCGCCCGGTCGACCCTCATCATCTCCCACCGCGTCACTGCGGCCGCGCACCGGGGGCACTCCCGGGAGGGACCACGAGCGGCGGTGCTCGACGCAGGGCCCGTGCACCCTCAGGGCGTCCAGGTGGGCGCTCGCCGAGTAGCCCTTGTTGTCCTCCCAGCGGTAGTGGGGGTAGACGTCCGCGAGCTCGACCATCTGCTGGTCGCGCTCGACCTTGGCCAGGACGCTGGCGGCGGCGACGCTGCTGCAGCGCATGTCGGCCTTGATCATGGTGCGCACGGGCGGGGTCGAGGCGCCATCCCCCAGCCCCGCGAAGAGGCCGACCTCCTGCGGATCAGTCAGCCAGTCGTGGTTGCCGTCGAGAAGCACGAGGTCGGGGACGACGTCCAGCTGCGCCAGGGCGCGGGTCCCCGCGAGCCGCAGCGCGGCGATGATGCCGATCTCGTCGATCTCGGCCGGCCCGGCGTGGCCCACGGCGTGTGCGAGCGCCCACCGGCGCAGGCGCGGCACCATCGCCACCCGCGCGGCGGGCGTCAGCAGCTTGGAGTCGCGCACCCCGGCGGGGGCCGTGCGGCAGGTCTCGTCGATGACGACGACCCCCACGCTCACCGGTCCCGCCAGGGACCCGCGACCCACCTCGTCCATCCCGGCGAGCACGCGGTGGCCGGCACGCTGCAGCTCACGCTCGACGCGCAGGCTGGGGCGCCCCGGACGGGTGGCTCGACGGACGGTGGTCACGACGAGTGCGGCTCACGCACCGGCAGGCCGAGCGAGCGGTTGCTGCCGGCGTCCGGCACCTGGGAGAAGACGTCCTCGTGGGTCGACAGGCGGCCCGCGCGGTCGAAGGGCCACACGGTCACGACGGCCTTGCCGACGACGAGGTCGAGGGGCACGGATCCGTCGCTGCCGGTGCCGCCGGGGTCGTGGTAGCGCGAGTCCGAGGAGTCGCTGCGGTTGTCACCCATGACCCACATGCGGCCGCTCGGGACCGTGATGTCGAACTCCATGTCGCTCGGGTTGACGCCGGGCTTGAGGTAGGCGGACTCCTCGATGGGCTCGCCGTTGACGAGCAGTCGTCCCTCGGCGTCGCAGCACTGCACGTGGTCGCCCGGCATGCCGATGACCCGCTTGATGAGGTGGCCCTCGGAGGTGTCGGGGAGCAGGCCGACGAACATCATCGCGTCGCGCAGGCCGTTGAGCACCGCACCGCGGTTGGTCACCGGGGTCGGGCTGAGCCAGTCACCCGGGTCGGCGAAGACGACGATGTCGCCGCGCTTGAGCTCGAAGGGGCCCGGGGTCAGCTTGGACACCACGACCCGGTCGCCCACGAGCAGGGTGTTCTGCATGGACTCGCTGGGGATGAAGAAGGCCTGGATGAGGAAGGTCTTGACGACGAAGGAGAGGGTGAGGGCCATGGCGAGCACGACGACGGTCTCGCGCACCGCACCCCCCAGACGCGCTCCGACGCCCCGCTCGTCGCGGACTCGCTCCTCGCGGACCCGGTCCTTGTGGGAGTCCTCGGCCTCTGCGTGAGCCGAATCAGGATCGTGTGCCACGGGTCTCTTCCTCTAGCGCGCCCGGCAGGTCGGGCATCTCGGCCCCCAGTATGCGCGCTCCGGGCCCGCGCTGACGTGAGCCCGGGCGCCGTGTCCCGACCAACCGGCTCAGGAGCCGAGACCACCGATGCGGTCGAGGGGCCAGTACCGCCACGACACGTGGCCGACGACGTCGTCCACCGGCACCATGCCGCCGCCCGGGTCGCCGAGGTGGGCGCGGGAGTCGGCCGAGTCGCTGCGGTTGTCCCCCAGGACGAAGAGGCGCCCCTGCGGGACCACGACGTCGAAGGGGGCGTCGCAGGCACGGCTGCCGGGCGCCAGCCAGGGCTCGTCGACCGACGCGCCGTTGACGACGAGACCGCGCGCGGGCGTGCACGCCACGCGGTCGCCGCCGACGCCGGCGACCCGTTTGAGGAAGTCCTGCTCCCCCAGGTCGATGGACAGTGCGGAGGCCGCGCCGGAGAGGACCCTGCCGATGAGTCCGTCCGAGACGAAGGGGGTGCGGTCGGCCGCGGCGAAGGTCGAGGTCCCGTCGAAGACGATGACATCGCCCCGCTCGACCTGCGAGGCACCGATCTTGGTGACCACGACGCGGTCCCCGGCAGCGATCGTGGGAGCCATCGAGGCGCTGGGCACGTGGAAGGACTCCATCACGAAGATCCGCACGAGCATCACGAGCAGCACTGCGACCGCGATCTCGACCAGGAGACGGCGGGCGGGACGCACGTCGACCCCCACCGGAGGTCCGGCGGGGGTCGAGAGGTCATGCTGGGCGGGCTCGGTCGACATCGGGGTCAGCCTACGGCCCGCAGGTGCAGGTGGGTCAGCTCGCGGGGGTCTCGCGACGCTCGCGGATGCGAGCGGCCTTGCCGCGCAGGTTGCGCAGGTAGTACAGCTTCGCGCGACGGACGTCGCCACGGGTGGCGACCTCGATCTTCTCGATGACCGGGGTGTGCAGCGGGAAGGTCCGCTCCACGCCGACGCCGAAGGAGACCTTGCGGACGGTGAAGGTCTCGCCGATGCCGCCGCCGTGGCGGCGGATGACGATGCCCTGGAAGAGCTGGACACGCGAGCGGCTGCCCTCGATGACCTTGACGTGGACCTTG
The genomic region above belongs to Janibacter limosus and contains:
- a CDS encoding murein hydrolase activator EnvC family protein — its product is MSTTPFLALLVAGALVGGPPPATSGSRWSWPVGDGDRPALAAPFDAPEEQWGPGHRGIDLAASVGERVTAVDTGVVTHRGRIAGRGTVTVTHASGVRSTYEPVDSTLRVGDRVERGRGIGRVGDEAGHCAPATCLHLGAKRGATYLDPLTFFGVRRVILLPVPSV
- a CDS encoding tyrosine recombinase XerC, with product MSTQTHPRAATPTWVAGCVDDFVTHLERERDRSEHTIRAYAGDVRACLSWCASDGSRALGEITLHQLRDWLGTLAAGGAARATLSRRSAAVRTFFAWARRTGRVETDPALRLASPKRQRTLPEVLSRESATSVLDIAAVAADDDDPIHLRNRAVLELLYATGIRVSELTGLDVDDADRSRRVVRVLGKGRKERVVPYGVPADEALGEWLERGRPRVVTDSSGPALFLGRRGRRVDPRQVREVVHALLAHVPDAPDVGPHGLRHSAATHLLEGGADLRMVQELLGHSSLATTQIYTHVSLDRLRRSYEQAHPRA
- the dprA gene encoding DNA-processing protein DprA → MSGRGGSQPDAAQVARAHAQVETDERRARVAWSRVLEHRRERTSDARAELLDEVMSIGHVEAWHRLVDGDLPRCASARAHVAGVDVDAELDRVTRLGARVVIPGDADWPTCLSHPDIEPHLLHVRGQGCLADLAARAVAVVGSRASTGYGEAIARELGAGLAHRSWTVVSGAAYGIDAAAHQGALTVDGPAIAVLPCGPDRAYPEGNRRLIDAVAERGVVITELATGTVAMRHRFLARNRIIAALGAATVVVEAGLRSGSLNTAGWAESLGRPVGAVPGPVTQMSSAGCHEWIQKTRAHLVTDTADVLALAARVGDALEQPVEQLGPARELDAMTTAQRRIHDLLRARAGRSPGVVAHELVLPVEEVLAELSVMSLQGWARQDEEGGWRRGPGPS
- a CDS encoding YifB family Mg chelatase-like AAA ATPase, which translates into the protein MGVGVTRGVALRGIAGHLVDIECHVGQGLPAFEISGLPDTALRQAPQRVRAATISAGFSLNSRQLTFNLSPAAIPKHGTGFDLGIAVAALAACGELPADAVRPVVHLAELGLDGRLRHVAGVLPAVLAAQRAGCEQVLVAPDDVAEAQLVEGLRVCTARTLEEVVRGYGQTARGGSFPPAAVAAPAAAAGRESGARRVDLADVSGQHEARAALMLAAAGGHHVLLNGPPGSGKTMLAERLVTILPPLTREQALQTLAVRSLIGAVPTSGIDRQPPFVAPHHSASVAALVGGGTGVVLPGAVSQAHHGVLFLDEAAEFGGAVLQALRQPLESGQVVIARAREQVVYPARVQLVLAANPCPCGEGHGKGLLCRCRPTERRAYAARLSGPLLDRVDIQVQVPKVSLAELHEAPSDSSAAVAQRVLVARAAQSRRWAAHGWQLNSQVPGPVLRRAPWRLPSATTATLDRALDLGQVTLRGYDRVLRLAWTSADLNGRPTPSPTDVGLALMYRTQGAVAA
- a CDS encoding YraN family protein, with translation MTRTRTDAEPTRASVGADGEAFAERHLTRAGMVVLDRNWRCSTGEIDLVLRDGDTVVVCEVKTRRSRAFGEPIEAITRAKLARLRRLAGRWLAEHQVSSRGVRIDIVALHRDHEGNYAVHHVVGA
- a CDS encoding DUF2469 domain-containing protein, giving the protein MSSEDLEKYETEMELALYREYRDVVHLFSHVVETERRFYLANSVDVTVRGEGAEVYFEVTMQDAWVWDIYRPARFAKQVRVVTFKDVNVEELAKSELEMPEGGF
- a CDS encoding ribonuclease HII, encoding MDEVGRGSLAGPVSVGVVVIDETCRTAPAGVRDSKLLTPAARVAMVPRLRRWALAHAVGHAGPAEIDEIGIIAALRLAGTRALAQLDVVPDLVLLDGNHDWLTDPQEVGLFAGLGDGASTPPVRTMIKADMRCSSVAAASVLAKVERDQQMVELADVYPHYRWEDNKGYSASAHLDALRVHGPCVEHRRSWSLPGVPPVRGRSDAVGDDEGRPGEGHDLLAGTVSEGRSR
- the lepB gene encoding signal peptidase I, with protein sequence MAHDPDSAHAEAEDSHKDRVREERVRDERGVGARLGGAVRETVVVLAMALTLSFVVKTFLIQAFFIPSESMQNTLLVGDRVVVSKLTPGPFELKRGDIVVFADPGDWLSPTPVTNRGAVLNGLRDAMMFVGLLPDTSEGHLIKRVIGMPGDHVQCCDAEGRLLVNGEPIEESAYLKPGVNPSDMEFDITVPSGRMWVMGDNRSDSSDSRYHDPGGTGSDGSVPLDLVVGKAVVTVWPFDRAGRLSTHEDVFSQVPDAGSNRSLGLPVREPHSS
- the lepB gene encoding signal peptidase I, with translation MSTEPAQHDLSTPAGPPVGVDVRPARRLLVEIAVAVLLVMLVRIFVMESFHVPSASMAPTIAAGDRVVVTKIGASQVERGDVIVFDGTSTFAAADRTPFVSDGLIGRVLSGAASALSIDLGEQDFLKRVAGVGGDRVACTPARGLVVNGASVDEPWLAPGSRACDAPFDVVVPQGRLFVLGDNRSDSADSRAHLGDPGGGMVPVDDVVGHVSWRYWPLDRIGGLGS
- the rplS gene encoding 50S ribosomal protein L19 — protein: MQRFDEIDKASLRDDIPEFRAGDTVKVHVKVIEGSRSRVQLFQGIVIRRHGGGIGETFTVRKVSFGVGVERTFPLHTPVIEKIEVATRGDVRRAKLYYLRNLRGKAARIRERRETPAS